A single window of Metallosphaera hakonensis JCM 8857 = DSM 7519 DNA harbors:
- the hel308 gene encoding ATP-dependent DNA helicase Hel308, with protein MNSVDVSDLPVEDGVREVLRKRGIVTLNPVQSEAIEKGLLEGKRLLLTSPTGSGKTLIAELGIISHLRRGGARAIYVTPLRALTSEKYNTFKDWELLNFKVGITSGDYDTDDAFLSRYDIVVTTYEKLDSLWRHGPKWLKEADYFVLDEFHYLNDGKRGPVVESVAVRAKRRNLLALSATISNSRDIASWLNAEPVTTNWRPVPLKEGILVADKRIAVTYSDGTSVQLKGTDGILAYTRKVVGEGGQVLVFRNSRKMAETTAWKIAELEFNLKKKEIEELASRLEEVEDAGSSEKSDLIELLRKGVAFHHAGLSKGLRDVIEDGFRRRLIKVITATPTLAAGVNLPARAVVVGDIYRFNRKILGYQEEISVMEYKQMSGRAGRPGFDSEGEAVIVVRNKRDAERVAKKYILSPPEPLESKLGNESAFYSFLLGLASEDATEESVRSMTNEVFLDKEIVKTYVENGILWLRENGFFGEGVKLTKFGRKVADLYINPFTAKTIKDVLSMSGPENCDIPYLHMLALTPDGPLASIGKAEEEDLLDSSPCATFMEVPDEEEEAYQYFSALKIALVVHDWIEEVEEDAILSKYGLGSGDLRSIVETMDWLTYSGYQVSLALDWESHAEIMLKLNKRVSDGVKEELLDLVRVPGVGRKRGRLLYENGLRKPEDLIMDPGKVKSLLGDKIGERIVKEAARIIGGVL; from the coding sequence ATGAATTCGGTCGATGTCAGCGATCTACCTGTGGAGGACGGCGTAAGAGAAGTTCTTAGGAAGAGAGGCATCGTTACTTTAAATCCTGTCCAGTCTGAAGCCATTGAGAAAGGATTATTGGAAGGAAAAAGACTACTCTTAACGTCGCCTACAGGATCGGGTAAAACTCTCATAGCAGAACTGGGAATTATTTCCCATCTAAGAAGAGGAGGAGCTAGGGCAATCTATGTTACCCCGTTGAGGGCTCTTACCTCTGAGAAATACAACACGTTCAAGGACTGGGAATTGTTAAATTTCAAGGTAGGGATAACTTCAGGTGACTATGATACAGACGACGCTTTCCTTAGTAGATACGATATCGTAGTGACGACGTACGAGAAATTGGACTCTCTTTGGCGTCATGGACCCAAGTGGCTTAAGGAAGCTGACTACTTCGTACTGGACGAGTTCCATTACCTCAATGACGGGAAAAGAGGCCCAGTAGTGGAAAGCGTTGCAGTGAGGGCTAAGAGGAGAAACCTGCTCGCCTTAAGCGCCACGATCAGTAACTCCCGCGATATAGCCTCTTGGCTGAACGCCGAACCTGTAACAACCAACTGGAGACCTGTCCCCCTTAAGGAAGGAATCCTGGTCGCTGACAAAAGGATTGCAGTTACCTACTCCGATGGGACTTCAGTTCAACTCAAAGGTACTGATGGAATCCTAGCTTACACTAGAAAAGTGGTTGGGGAAGGAGGTCAGGTGTTGGTATTCAGGAACTCTAGGAAAATGGCTGAAACTACAGCATGGAAGATCGCAGAACTTGAGTTCAATCTAAAAAAGAAGGAAATTGAGGAACTGGCCTCTAGGCTGGAGGAAGTTGAGGACGCGGGATCCAGCGAGAAGTCGGATTTGATTGAGTTACTCAGGAAGGGAGTTGCCTTTCATCACGCTGGTCTATCCAAGGGATTGAGGGACGTAATCGAGGACGGTTTCCGAAGGAGACTCATTAAGGTTATTACAGCTACACCAACGTTAGCCGCAGGAGTGAACTTGCCAGCCAGGGCTGTGGTGGTGGGGGATATCTATAGGTTTAACCGGAAGATATTGGGTTATCAAGAGGAGATTTCAGTGATGGAGTACAAGCAAATGAGCGGAAGGGCAGGTAGACCCGGCTTCGACAGTGAGGGTGAAGCCGTGATTGTGGTAAGGAATAAGAGGGATGCTGAAAGAGTGGCAAAGAAATACATCCTGTCGCCTCCAGAACCGCTGGAGTCCAAGCTGGGAAACGAGTCGGCTTTCTATTCATTCCTACTGGGTTTAGCTTCCGAAGATGCGACCGAAGAAAGCGTTAGATCCATGACCAACGAGGTCTTCTTGGATAAAGAAATAGTCAAGACGTATGTTGAGAACGGTATCCTTTGGCTAAGGGAGAACGGCTTCTTTGGCGAAGGAGTGAAATTAACCAAGTTTGGAAGGAAGGTAGCGGATCTGTACATCAATCCATTCACAGCAAAGACCATTAAGGACGTCCTCTCCATGAGCGGACCTGAGAACTGCGACATCCCTTACCTCCACATGTTAGCCTTGACTCCAGACGGTCCCCTTGCCAGCATTGGTAAGGCAGAAGAGGAGGATCTCCTGGACTCCTCGCCGTGCGCTACATTTATGGAGGTTCCAGACGAGGAGGAAGAGGCCTATCAGTACTTTTCTGCCTTAAAGATAGCGTTGGTAGTTCACGACTGGATAGAGGAGGTGGAGGAGGACGCGATCCTGTCTAAGTACGGGTTGGGATCAGGTGACCTTAGGTCAATTGTGGAGACCATGGACTGGTTAACGTACTCTGGTTATCAAGTCTCCCTGGCCCTGGACTGGGAATCCCACGCTGAGATCATGCTCAAGTTGAACAAGAGAGTCTCAGACGGTGTTAAAGAGGAGCTTCTGGACCTAGTCCGTGTCCCTGGAGTTGGTAGAAAGAGGGGAAGGCTTCTCTACGAGAACGGGCTCAGAAAACCGGAGGACTTAATTATGGACCCAGGTAAGGTCAAGTCCTTGCTGGGAGACAAAATAGGTGAGAGGATTGTCAAAGAAGCTGCAAGAATTATTGGAGGAGTTCTTTAG
- a CDS encoding APC family permease: MSKGSQEQRNEEPKRVIGVLDLIFLSLGGQSPFLSVLTYGVEAYLIIGTGASLAIILGTVLVLINGMVVYILSRKFTKAGGYYTYAYYSLTKRLGFETGWLYLLYSSMYGSAYVLGASYILSTIIPVPAIVIAAIILGVSSAFAILGIKPTAKYAIVASLIEITMMTALAVLFMASTRFYLYNPIPPHLNLSELTLAILFGSSIPTGYGSIAPLSGEVKNPEKSVPRAIITVILLGGLLAAFDVYGITDHLIYFHITANQLNLVQLIDDRFGLLTLVFVLFAAANDGILATLTYMMATSRTVFAMSRGGFLPQVLGKLESGKGPLNAVFITVSVFALITIGGILVAGLNAFLAFTITGLVSLLANIFVHLASDFSLLKISLAKISSRVKWLILSLGGITFSSYELLKSIGSSSPIIVYFFMGTIILGFLAAEIMEMSKDEEEDNHAGRKENNVNSNKVSLKEKKESVT; the protein is encoded by the coding sequence ATGTCTAAGGGATCTCAGGAGCAACGAAACGAAGAGCCTAAGAGGGTCATAGGAGTTCTCGATCTTATATTCCTTTCACTAGGGGGACAATCGCCTTTCCTAAGCGTTTTAACGTACGGTGTGGAAGCCTATCTCATTATTGGCACGGGTGCCTCATTGGCCATAATCCTGGGCACGGTTCTGGTCTTGATCAATGGTATGGTAGTGTATATCCTTTCTCGAAAGTTTACAAAGGCCGGAGGGTACTACACCTACGCTTACTACAGTTTAACGAAAAGGTTGGGTTTTGAGACAGGTTGGCTCTACCTCTTGTACTCTTCAATGTACGGTTCAGCTTATGTTCTTGGAGCTTCATATATATTGTCCACTATAATCCCAGTTCCTGCAATTGTTATTGCTGCGATAATTCTAGGTGTTTCAAGCGCATTTGCTATCTTAGGTATAAAGCCAACAGCTAAGTACGCCATAGTAGCCAGTTTAATAGAAATTACAATGATGACAGCTCTAGCGGTTCTCTTCATGGCATCAACTCGCTTCTATTTATATAATCCGATTCCTCCTCATCTTAACTTGTCCGAACTTACTCTGGCCATTCTTTTCGGATCTTCGATACCTACGGGATACGGTTCTATAGCACCTTTATCAGGGGAGGTGAAAAATCCAGAAAAGAGTGTGCCCAGGGCCATAATTACTGTGATCCTTCTAGGCGGATTGTTAGCTGCATTCGATGTTTACGGAATTACGGATCACTTGATATACTTCCATATAACTGCCAATCAACTTAACCTGGTTCAACTAATAGACGACAGATTCGGATTATTAACGTTGGTATTCGTTCTCTTCGCGGCTGCGAACGACGGAATTTTAGCCACTCTCACTTATATGATGGCAACCTCAAGGACAGTGTTCGCTATGTCAAGGGGAGGATTTCTACCACAGGTTCTAGGAAAGTTGGAGTCTGGAAAGGGTCCCCTTAATGCTGTCTTCATAACGGTTTCGGTTTTTGCGCTTATTACAATCGGAGGTATTTTAGTTGCTGGACTTAACGCGTTTCTGGCTTTCACAATTACCGGTCTAGTGTCTCTGTTGGCAAACATTTTCGTTCATTTAGCTTCAGACTTTTCTCTGCTGAAGATATCCCTGGCCAAGATCAGCAGCAGGGTGAAATGGTTGATTCTATCTCTAGGTGGGATAACCTTCTCCTCCTATGAGCTTCTTAAATCGATCGGAAGTTCTTCACCCATTATAGTGTATTTCTTCATGGGTACTATAATCCTAGGTTTCCTGGCAGCTGAAATTATGGAGATGAGCAAAGATGAGGAAGAGGACAATCATGCTGGCAGGAAGGAAAACAACGTGAATTCGAATAAAGTCAGCCTAAAGGAGAAAAAAGAAAGTGTAACTTAG
- a CDS encoding NifB/NifX family molybdenum-iron cluster-binding protein, whose protein sequence is MRIAVPVTDEYVDGPGEGLRVRIYELGNEVKLIEEYDNPALQATAARGIHMLRSALERGVTGFLVAEIGAPGVRYLQGKAKIYIASGMRVDDALSDLIAGKLKETDVPTHGEMHEHHGHH, encoded by the coding sequence ATGAGGATAGCGGTACCAGTTACCGACGAATACGTAGATGGTCCAGGGGAAGGGTTGAGGGTTAGAATTTACGAGTTAGGTAACGAAGTCAAATTAATTGAGGAGTATGATAACCCGGCGCTACAGGCTACAGCTGCAAGGGGAATACACATGTTGAGATCAGCTCTCGAGAGAGGAGTTACAGGATTCCTCGTAGCAGAGATAGGTGCACCTGGTGTCAGGTATCTACAGGGGAAAGCAAAGATTTACATTGCGAGTGGCATGAGAGTGGACGATGCGCTTAGTGATTTGATAGCAGGGAAACTAAAGGAAACCGACGTTCCTACCCATGGAGAAATGCATGAACATCACGGGCACCACTAA
- a CDS encoding PadR family transcriptional regulator produces MFHHGFGHKGHRRGLRFAILFSISESPKNGIEIMKEIETMSRGFWKPSPGSLYPMLAKMTEEGFIRKKEDGRYELTSTGREEIELIRQRMAMMSRFKEGADQQPNSPEEIVKEMEFYVDYLEDLKRNDPEKIVLMKERIKRLSERLMEVIS; encoded by the coding sequence ATGTTTCATCACGGATTTGGTCACAAAGGGCATAGAAGAGGTCTGAGGTTTGCAATCCTCTTCTCAATTAGCGAGTCTCCTAAAAACGGCATTGAGATAATGAAGGAGATAGAGACCATGAGCAGGGGATTTTGGAAACCCTCCCCTGGATCCCTCTACCCAATGCTAGCTAAGATGACAGAGGAAGGATTCATTAGGAAGAAGGAAGACGGCAGATACGAGTTAACTAGCACGGGGAGAGAGGAAATAGAACTAATAAGACAGAGGATGGCTATGATGTCGAGATTCAAGGAGGGAGCTGATCAACAACCTAACTCCCCTGAGGAGATAGTAAAGGAGATGGAGTTCTACGTCGACTACCTAGAGGACTTGAAGAGAAATGATCCTGAAAAAATTGTTTTAATGAAAGAAAGGATTAAAAGACTCAGCGAGAGATTAATGGAAGTGATATCATGA